Proteins co-encoded in one Timaviella obliquedivisa GSE-PSE-MK23-08B genomic window:
- a CDS encoding glycerophosphodiester phosphodiesterase, which yields MKVPLMIAHRGGSSLARENTIAAFEEAIALQADLVELDVRSTKDGILIIHHDAAIQQQPIEALTCAEVHYLDSDVPTLEEAITCCKGRIGLDVEIKEPGYEAEVVQQLQRHLSGHEFVITSFYLGVIRAVKESSSLKVSIGFLIDHQALLDLAEEEFLGQYLQAMGVAFVAPSWQIVDSLVLSKIIPAQMPFWVWTVNDAETMQKLLKNERVEAIVTDQPKLGLQLRADSTL from the coding sequence ATGAAAGTCCCGCTAATGATTGCCCATCGGGGTGGCTCAAGCCTTGCGCGTGAAAATACCATTGCTGCTTTCGAGGAAGCGATCGCCCTACAAGCCGATCTAGTTGAACTGGATGTCAGATCGACCAAAGATGGCATTTTGATCATTCATCACGATGCAGCGATTCAACAGCAGCCCATTGAAGCTTTGACATGCGCAGAAGTTCACTACCTTGATTCGGATGTGCCAACCCTCGAAGAAGCGATCACTTGCTGTAAAGGGCGAATTGGGCTAGATGTCGAGATTAAAGAACCAGGGTATGAAGCAGAAGTGGTACAACAACTCCAGCGTCACCTTTCGGGGCATGAGTTTGTGATTACATCTTTTTATCTAGGTGTCATTCGAGCCGTTAAAGAGAGCAGTTCTTTGAAAGTTTCTATCGGATTTTTAATAGATCATCAAGCATTATTGGATCTAGCAGAAGAAGAATTTTTAGGTCAGTATCTTCAGGCAATGGGCGTAGCCTTTGTGGCACCTAGTTGGCAAATTGTAGATTCACTAGTGCTAAGCAAAATTATTCCAGCACAGATGCCGTTTTGGGTCTGGACAGTGAATGATGCTGAGACGATGCAGAAACTTTTGAAGAATGAGCGCGTAGAGGCGATCGTTACCGATCAGCCCAAACTAGGACTTCAGTTGCGGGCAGATAGCACCCTCTAA
- a CDS encoding phospholipid carrier-dependent glycosyltransferase encodes MPSIVPKTQTVKHFSPLQTWFWLGMAGVLFISLALRFWGLERFNALVFDEVYYAKFASNFLKRENIFTGHPPLSSYIIAFGIWASEKMQWGTVKNELAGLLLSPFSYRWLNALTGAFIPLWVGAIAYQLTHRHRFALLAALFIAADGLFLVESRYALNNIYLITFGLLGQLCFLLALRAQSWQRWGWLAVSGAGFGAATAIKWNGLGFLLGAYGVWAIGWILHWFGSFWRAKENGDRHEISKKVRSLADPSPLENLSQIHLGHVLINFALIPALIYYISWIPYIQIDPSTGFWDLQRQTLDYHERVGGLTAHPYCSYWYTWPLMLRPIAYFYQIVKSPSTGAQVIYDVHAMGNPFLWWLSTAAIAVCLALMVQRFWLGLIAWQNASSSALRTLPQLGIRGWAIIYLLTNWAANLLPWVRVTRCLFLYHYMESLIFAVLAIALLVDHWLQSSQSWRNMTATTVICLILIAFIFWMPLYLGLPLSPMEIQIRRWLTSWV; translated from the coding sequence ATGCCGTCCATTGTTCCTAAAACTCAAACAGTAAAACACTTTAGCCCCCTCCAAACCTGGTTCTGGTTGGGTATGGCTGGAGTGCTTTTTATTTCCCTTGCGCTGCGATTTTGGGGGCTGGAGCGTTTTAATGCTCTGGTTTTTGATGAGGTTTACTATGCCAAATTTGCTAGTAATTTTCTCAAGCGAGAAAACATTTTTACCGGACATCCTCCACTTAGCAGTTACATCATTGCCTTTGGCATTTGGGCAAGCGAGAAAATGCAGTGGGGTACTGTCAAAAATGAGTTGGCGGGCTTGCTGCTCTCTCCATTTAGCTATCGTTGGTTGAATGCATTAACGGGTGCCTTTATCCCGTTATGGGTAGGGGCGATCGCCTATCAACTGACTCACCGCCATCGGTTTGCTCTCCTGGCTGCCCTCTTCATCGCTGCCGACGGACTTTTCCTCGTCGAGTCGCGCTATGCCCTCAATAATATTTACCTAATTACCTTCGGGTTGTTGGGGCAACTCTGTTTTCTGCTGGCACTACGGGCTCAATCTTGGCAACGCTGGGGCTGGCTGGCTGTGTCGGGGGCAGGTTTTGGAGCGGCAACAGCGATTAAATGGAACGGGCTAGGCTTTTTGCTCGGTGCCTATGGAGTTTGGGCGATCGGTTGGATCTTGCATTGGTTCGGCTCATTTTGGAGAGCAAAGGAGAATGGCGATCGCCACGAGATTTCTAAAAAGGTTCGGTCTCTCGCCGACCCCTCTCCCTTAGAAAATCTCTCCCAAATTCATCTAGGACATGTCCTCATCAACTTCGCGTTGATCCCAGCCCTAATCTACTATATAAGCTGGATTCCCTACATTCAAATTGATCCTAGCACTGGGTTTTGGGATCTCCAGCGCCAGACCTTGGATTACCACGAACGAGTCGGCGGGCTGACTGCACACCCTTATTGCTCATATTGGTACACCTGGCCTCTCATGCTACGCCCGATCGCCTATTTTTATCAGATAGTCAAATCTCCCAGCACAGGTGCTCAGGTCATCTACGATGTTCATGCTATGGGTAACCCGTTTCTGTGGTGGCTGTCAACAGCAGCGATCGCGGTTTGTTTGGCGCTGATGGTGCAGCGATTTTGGCTAGGATTAATCGCATGGCAGAACGCTTCATCAAGCGCACTTAGAACTTTACCCCAGTTAGGCATAAGAGGTTGGGCAATCATTTATTTGCTCACCAACTGGGCAGCAAACTTGTTGCCTTGGGTGCGGGTCACTCGCTGCTTATTCCTGTACCACTACATGGAATCCTTGATTTTTGCGGTGTTGGCGATCGCTCTCCTCGTCGATCATTGGCTACAAAGCTCTCAAAGCTGGCGCAACATGACGGCAACAACAGTCATTTGTCTGATTCTGATCGCCTTCATTTTTTGGATGCCGCTTTACTTAGGGCTACCGCTCTCACCGATGGAAATTCAAATTCGTCGCTGGCTGACTTCATGGGTATGA
- the trmB gene encoding tRNA (guanosine(46)-N7)-methyltransferase TrmB, protein MSIVRVRQHVNPLSGKYKQPVAPPNWTQVYAKQQPLHLDIGCARGNFMLVMAQQQPEWNFLGIEIRETLVNQANAVRAELGLTNLHFLFCNANNSLQPLLESLPPSALHCTTIQFPDPWFKKRHQKRRVVQPQVVEILAQYLVPGGRVMLQSDVEDVEVDMCDRFQAHPAFVRTELTWLATNPFPVPTEREQFTLDKGEPVYRAVFEKIADFQTELGHTHEVSQRRI, encoded by the coding sequence TTGTCAATTGTCCGGGTTCGTCAGCACGTTAATCCTTTAAGCGGGAAATATAAACAGCCTGTTGCTCCGCCAAATTGGACTCAAGTTTATGCCAAACAGCAGCCCTTGCATTTAGACATCGGCTGTGCGCGGGGAAACTTTATGTTGGTGATGGCACAGCAGCAACCAGAGTGGAATTTTTTGGGAATAGAAATTCGGGAAACGCTGGTGAATCAGGCAAATGCAGTGCGGGCAGAATTAGGCTTGACTAATTTGCATTTTCTTTTTTGCAATGCCAACAATTCTTTGCAGCCGTTACTAGAGTCTTTACCGCCTAGTGCGCTCCATTGCACCACCATCCAATTCCCTGATCCTTGGTTTAAAAAACGACACCAGAAGCGGCGGGTTGTGCAGCCGCAAGTGGTGGAAATATTGGCACAATATTTGGTTCCAGGAGGAAGGGTGATGCTTCAGTCGGATGTGGAGGACGTGGAGGTTGATATGTGCGATCGCTTTCAAGCCCATCCTGCTTTCGTTCGTACAGAGTTAACCTGGCTTGCGACTAATCCCTTCCCTGTGCCCACCGAGCGCGAGCAATTCACTTTAGATAAAGGAGAGCCTGTTTATCGGGCAGTCTTTGAAAAGATAGCTGATTTCCAAACAGAATTAGGTCATACCCATGAAGTCAGCCAGCGACGAATTTGA
- a CDS encoding metallophosphoesterase — MNLNFRFAIISDLHVALPQTIWEHPERFHLVEVSILALEFVLAKLEQLNLDFLLIPGDLTQHGEPENHRWLADRLSKLPYPAYVIPGNHDLVEQSATDRSIGAAEFAGYYQKFGYAENRLYYSQALLPGVRLIGLNSIFFDDQGKQISMGRIDAEQLDWLRKTLADTVGEMVLVMIHHNVVEHLPGQMLSPMGRRYMLQNASELLEILQQSGVQLLFTGHLHIQDIAQHQGISEVTTGSLVSYPHPYRILELRQNEQGDRQLKVESGRVTHLPGWEDLQHFSKEWMGDRSQPFMTKLLTQPPLNLTPAAAANLVPDLRYFWAAIANGDSTFSFPQFPDPINQYLARFSAIDQEGNPRLIDNSTVIFL; from the coding sequence ATGAACCTAAACTTCCGCTTTGCTATTATTAGCGATCTTCATGTTGCTCTTCCTCAAACCATTTGGGAACATCCTGAACGCTTTCACCTGGTTGAAGTCAGCATTCTGGCATTAGAATTTGTCCTGGCAAAACTCGAACAACTCAACCTCGACTTTCTGCTGATTCCGGGTGACCTGACGCAACACGGTGAACCGGAAAACCATCGTTGGCTAGCCGATCGCCTCTCAAAATTGCCCTATCCAGCCTACGTTATTCCTGGCAACCATGATCTAGTTGAACAATCTGCTACCGATCGCTCTATTGGAGCAGCAGAGTTTGCTGGATACTATCAAAAATTTGGTTATGCCGAAAACCGCCTCTACTATAGTCAAGCCCTTCTGCCAGGAGTACGGCTGATTGGATTAAACTCCATTTTTTTTGACGATCAAGGTAAACAAATTAGCATGGGTCGCATTGATGCTGAACAACTGGATTGGCTGCGAAAGACGCTAGCAGATACAGTTGGCGAAATGGTTTTAGTGATGATTCATCATAATGTCGTAGAACATTTGCCAGGACAGATGCTCAGTCCTATGGGAAGACGCTATATGCTACAAAACGCCTCTGAGTTGCTGGAGATTCTTCAGCAGTCAGGCGTGCAGCTTCTATTCACAGGGCATTTACATATCCAAGATATTGCTCAGCATCAGGGGATCTCTGAAGTTACGACGGGATCGCTCGTCAGCTATCCTCATCCGTACCGAATTTTGGAGCTTCGGCAAAATGAACAGGGCGATCGCCAACTTAAAGTTGAGTCGGGGCGGGTTACCCATCTGCCAGGCTGGGAGGATTTACAGCACTTTTCTAAAGAATGGATGGGCGATCGTTCTCAGCCCTTTATGACCAAGCTCCTCACCCAGCCACCGCTCAACCTTACGCCTGCCGCCGCCGCCAACCTAGTTCCAGATCTCAGATACTTTTGGGCAGCGATCGCCAATGGCGATTCCACCTTCAGCTTTCCTCAGTTTCCTGATCCCATCAATCAATATCTGGCTCGCTTTAGTGCGATCGATCAAGAGGGCAACCCTCGACTAATTGACAACTCCACTGTTATATTTCTATAG
- the rpsL gene encoding 30S ribosomal protein S12: protein MPTIQQLIHSERQKTIKKTKSPALKSCPQRRGVCTRVYTTTPKKPNSALRKVARVRLTSGFEVTAYIPGIGHNLQEHSVVMIRGGRVKDLPGVRYHIIRGTLDTAGVKDRKQGRSKYGAKRPKAAAAK from the coding sequence ATGCCAACAATTCAACAGCTTATCCACAGCGAACGCCAAAAAACCATCAAGAAAACCAAATCCCCTGCGCTGAAGAGTTGCCCCCAGCGTCGCGGTGTTTGCACACGCGTCTATACTACCACCCCTAAAAAGCCTAACTCAGCCCTCCGTAAAGTTGCACGGGTGCGCTTGACCTCTGGCTTTGAAGTTACTGCCTACATTCCAGGAATTGGGCATAACTTACAAGAACACTCCGTCGTCATGATTCGTGGCGGTCGGGTCAAAGATTTGCCGGGTGTTCGTTACCACATTATTCGTGGAACCCTTGATACCGCTGGAGTCAAAGATCGTAAGCAAGGTCGCTCCAAGTACGGTGCAAAACGTCCGAAAGCTGCTGCTGCCAAATAG
- the rpsG gene encoding 30S ribosomal protein S7, producing MSRRTKVQKRPIIPDPVHNSRLVTMMVSRLMKSGKKSLAFRLIYDSFEIIKERTGSDPLEVFERAVKNATPLVEVKARRVGGATYQVPMEVRTDRGIALALRWLSQFSRARAGRTMAGKLANEFMDAANETGSAIRKREETHRMAEANKAFAHYRY from the coding sequence ATGTCTCGTCGTACTAAAGTTCAAAAACGTCCAATTATTCCTGATCCCGTACATAATAGCCGTCTCGTCACAATGATGGTGTCCCGCCTGATGAAAAGTGGCAAGAAGTCACTGGCGTTTCGCCTGATCTATGACTCTTTTGAAATCATCAAAGAGCGCACAGGTTCAGACCCTTTGGAAGTGTTTGAACGCGCCGTCAAAAATGCTACTCCCTTAGTTGAAGTCAAGGCTCGCCGTGTCGGTGGTGCAACCTATCAAGTTCCGATGGAAGTTCGTACCGATCGCGGCATTGCTCTGGCACTTCGTTGGTTGAGCCAGTTTTCGCGAGCACGCGCTGGGCGAACAATGGCAGGCAAACTAGCAAACGAATTCATGGATGCTGCTAATGAAACAGGCAGTGCCATTCGCAAACGTGAGGAAACTCATCGGATGGCAGAAGCAAACAAAGCATTTGCTCACTATCGCTACTAA
- the fusA gene encoding elongation factor G produces MTRTIPIERVRNIGIAAHIDAGKTTTTERILFYSGVVHKIGEVHDGTAVTDWMEQERERGITITAAAITTSWNDHRINIIDTPGHVDFTIEVERSMRVLDGVIAVFCSVGGVQPQSETVWRQADRYSVPRIVFVNKMDRTGANFYKVYGQIRDRLRSNAVPIQLPIGSEDTFKGIVDLVKMKAYFYKNDSGTDVEETDIPADMEDIAQEYRLKLIESVAETEDALTEKYLEGIELTEAEIRLGLRTGTIAGTIVPMVCGSAFKNKGVQLLLDAVVDYLPSPIEVKPIQGILPDGTTATRHADDHEPTSALAFKIMADPYGRLTFVRVYSGVLTKGSYVYNASKDKKERISRLIILKADDRQEVDELRAGDLGAALGLKDTFTGDTLCDDTNPIILESLFVPEPVISVAVEPKTKQDMEKLSKALQSLSEEDPTFRVHVDSETNQTVIAGMGELHLEILVDRMKREFKVEANVGAPQVAYRETVRKSVRAEGKFVRQSGGKGQYGHVVIDLEPGEPGTGFVFVSKIVGGVVPKEYIGPAEQGMKEACESGILAGYPVIDLKATMVDGSFHDVDSSEMAFKIAGSMAIKQAVMKASPVLLEPTMKVEVEVPEDFIGNVIGDLNSRRGHIEGQDTEQGIAKVTTKVPLAEMFGYATDIRSKTQGRGIFTMEFSAYEEVPRNVAETIIAKNKGNA; encoded by the coding sequence GTGACACGCACTATCCCGATTGAACGGGTTCGGAATATTGGTATCGCTGCACATATTGATGCAGGCAAAACAACAACGACAGAAAGAATTCTGTTTTATTCCGGCGTGGTTCACAAAATTGGTGAAGTTCACGATGGTACTGCTGTAACGGATTGGATGGAGCAAGAGCGTGAGAGAGGGATCACGATCACGGCGGCTGCCATTACCACCAGTTGGAACGATCACCGCATCAATATTATCGATACTCCGGGACATGTAGACTTCACGATCGAAGTTGAACGTTCTATGCGTGTATTAGATGGTGTAATTGCTGTGTTCTGTTCGGTGGGTGGCGTTCAGCCTCAATCTGAAACTGTTTGGAGGCAAGCCGATCGCTACAGCGTACCCCGGATTGTTTTCGTTAATAAGATGGATCGCACGGGCGCAAACTTTTACAAGGTGTATGGACAAATTCGCGATCGCTTGCGCTCTAATGCAGTACCCATTCAGCTTCCTATTGGCAGCGAAGATACCTTTAAAGGCATCGTTGATCTAGTCAAGATGAAAGCTTACTTCTACAAAAACGACAGCGGCACTGATGTAGAAGAAACGGACATTCCTGCTGATATGGAAGATATTGCTCAGGAATATCGCCTAAAACTGATAGAATCGGTTGCTGAAACTGAAGATGCGCTCACTGAAAAGTATCTAGAAGGGATCGAACTCACTGAGGCAGAGATTCGACTAGGGCTGCGAACTGGCACGATCGCCGGAACCATTGTCCCCATGGTCTGCGGCTCTGCTTTTAAGAACAAAGGTGTTCAGCTGCTGCTAGATGCTGTGGTGGATTACTTACCTTCACCTATCGAAGTCAAGCCAATTCAAGGCATTCTTCCTGATGGCACGACTGCGACTCGTCACGCCGATGATCATGAGCCGACTTCTGCTTTAGCATTCAAAATCATGGCAGACCCCTATGGTCGCTTGACCTTTGTTCGGGTCTACTCTGGGGTTTTGACTAAGGGTAGCTACGTCTACAATGCTTCCAAAGACAAGAAAGAACGAATTTCGCGCTTAATTATCTTGAAAGCAGACGATCGCCAAGAAGTAGATGAGCTTAGAGCCGGAGACCTAGGTGCAGCACTGGGACTGAAGGACACCTTCACAGGTGACACCCTTTGCGACGATACTAACCCGATTATTTTAGAATCCTTGTTTGTTCCTGAGCCTGTCATTTCGGTAGCGGTCGAACCCAAAACTAAGCAGGACATGGAAAAACTCTCCAAGGCGCTTCAGTCTCTATCAGAGGAAGATCCAACCTTTCGGGTGCATGTTGACTCAGAGACCAATCAGACTGTGATTGCGGGTATGGGTGAACTGCACCTAGAGATCCTGGTGGATCGGATGAAGCGCGAGTTTAAGGTAGAAGCCAATGTTGGCGCACCTCAAGTGGCTTACCGCGAAACGGTTCGCAAATCTGTTCGGGCGGAAGGCAAATTTGTCCGTCAGAGCGGCGGTAAGGGACAGTATGGTCACGTCGTGATTGATCTAGAACCTGGGGAACCGGGAACAGGCTTCGTCTTTGTCTCTAAAATCGTAGGCGGTGTTGTTCCCAAAGAATACATCGGTCCTGCGGAACAAGGGATGAAGGAAGCTTGCGAATCTGGTATCCTAGCTGGTTATCCGGTGATCGATCTGAAAGCGACAATGGTAGATGGTTCGTTCCACGACGTTGATTCTTCAGAAATGGCGTTTAAGATTGCTGGCTCAATGGCCATCAAGCAAGCCGTAATGAAGGCATCACCTGTTCTATTGGAGCCTACTATGAAGGTTGAAGTTGAAGTTCCCGAAGACTTCATCGGCAACGTCATCGGTGACCTTAACTCCCGTCGGGGACATATCGAAGGTCAAGACACCGAGCAAGGCATTGCCAAGGTTACAACTAAAGTACCTTTGGCAGAAATGTTCGGATATGCTACTGATATCCGGTCTAAGACTCAGGGTCGGGGCATATTTACAATGGAATTCAGTGCTTATGAGGAAGTTCCTCGTAACGTGGCTGAAACCATCATCGCAAAGAACAAAGGGAACGCATAG
- the tuf gene encoding elongation factor Tu, whose amino-acid sequence MARAKFERTKPHVNIGTIGHVDHGKTTLTAAITMTLAALGQAQARKYDEIDAAPEEKARGITINTAHVEYETENRHYAHVDCPGHADYVKNMITGAAQMDGAILVVAATDGAMPQTKEHILLAKQVGVPSIVVFLNKIDQVDDEELLELVELELRELLSDYDFPGDDLPIIRGSGLMALEAAVKNPKLVKGDNEWTDKIYDLMEAVDSFIPTPERDIDKPFLMAIEDVFTITGRGTVATGRIERGKIKINEVVEIIGIRDTRETTVTGIEMFKKQLEEGLAGDNAGLLLRGIKKEDIERGMVLAKKGSIKPHTQFEGEVYVLQEKEGGRKTPFFPGYKPQFYVRTTDVTGSIVSFTADDGSAAEMVMPGDRIKMTVELINAIAIEQGMRFAIREGGRTIGAGVVSKILK is encoded by the coding sequence ATGGCACGCGCAAAGTTTGAACGGACAAAACCCCACGTTAACATCGGCACTATTGGTCACGTTGACCATGGTAAAACAACCCTGACAGCCGCTATCACGATGACCCTGGCTGCTCTGGGACAGGCTCAAGCTCGTAAATATGACGAGATTGATGCTGCTCCCGAAGAGAAAGCACGGGGTATTACGATCAATACTGCCCACGTGGAGTATGAGACTGAAAATCGTCACTACGCCCATGTGGACTGTCCTGGACACGCTGACTATGTGAAAAACATGATCACCGGGGCGGCTCAAATGGACGGCGCAATTTTAGTGGTTGCTGCAACTGATGGTGCTATGCCTCAGACCAAAGAACATATTCTGCTGGCAAAGCAGGTGGGTGTTCCTAGCATCGTCGTTTTCTTGAACAAAATTGATCAAGTGGATGACGAAGAATTACTGGAATTGGTTGAGCTAGAGCTGCGCGAGTTGCTCAGTGACTACGATTTCCCAGGTGACGACCTGCCCATCATTCGCGGTTCAGGTCTGATGGCACTAGAAGCCGCTGTCAAGAATCCTAAGTTGGTTAAGGGTGATAACGAGTGGACTGACAAAATCTACGACTTGATGGAAGCTGTAGATAGCTTTATTCCCACTCCTGAGCGGGATATCGATAAGCCCTTCCTGATGGCGATCGAGGATGTCTTCACGATTACAGGTCGAGGTACCGTAGCAACGGGTCGGATTGAGCGGGGCAAGATCAAGATCAACGAAGTGGTCGAAATCATCGGCATCAGAGATACGCGGGAAACTACCGTCACTGGAATTGAGATGTTTAAGAAGCAGCTCGAAGAAGGATTGGCAGGTGACAATGCGGGACTGTTGCTTCGCGGCATTAAGAAAGAAGACATTGAGCGTGGCATGGTGCTGGCTAAGAAAGGCTCGATCAAACCACACACTCAGTTTGAGGGTGAGGTGTATGTGCTTCAAGAAAAAGAAGGCGGACGTAAAACTCCTTTCTTCCCCGGTTATAAACCTCAGTTCTATGTCCGGACTACAGATGTAACAGGTTCTATCGTTTCATTTACCGCAGATGACGGTAGCGCGGCTGAAATGGTGATGCCTGGCGATCGCATCAAAATGACGGTGGAGTTGATCAACGCGATCGCCATTGAACAAGGGATGCGTTTCGCTATTCGGGAAGGCGGTCGTACCATTGGTGCGGGCGTTGTTTCCAAGATTCTCAAGTAG
- the rpsJ gene encoding 30S ribosomal protein S10, giving the protein MAAIQQQKIRIRLKAFDQRILDTSCEKIVDTANRTNATAIGPIPLPTRRRIYCVLRSPHVDKDSREHFETRTHRRIIDIYQPSSKTIDALMKLDLPAGVDIEVKL; this is encoded by the coding sequence ATGGCAGCTATCCAACAGCAAAAAATTCGTATCCGCCTCAAAGCTTTTGATCAACGCATCCTCGACACATCCTGCGAGAAGATTGTCGATACTGCTAATCGCACTAACGCTACAGCGATCGGACCTATTCCGCTTCCAACTCGTCGCCGAATTTACTGCGTGCTCCGTTCTCCTCACGTTGACAAAGACTCTCGTGAGCATTTCGAGACTCGCACTCACCGCCGCATTATCGACATTTATCAGCCTTCTTCTAAAACGATTGATGCGTTGATGAAACTAGATTTGCCCGCTGGTGTTGATATTGAAGTGAAGCTTTAA
- a CDS encoding LON peptidase substrate-binding domain-containing protein, with product MTFSQSVAVRELPLFPLSELVLFPGRQLPLHIFEFRYRIMMNTILQSDGRFGILMVDPTDGKVANVGCCAEVIQHQRLPDDRLKVMAVGQQRFRVLEYVRDKPYYVGLVEWIEDLPTDQNLQSLATEVDQLLHDVVRLSGKLTGQEIELPDDIPTLPLELSYWVAGNLHGVAHEQQALLEMQDTVARLERESEILTSTRNHLAARTALKDVLSDDDDDDLDFLDR from the coding sequence ATGACATTTTCTCAATCAGTTGCAGTCCGCGAACTTCCGTTATTCCCGCTTTCCGAGCTAGTTTTGTTCCCAGGTCGGCAGCTTCCTCTTCATATTTTCGAGTTTCGTTACCGAATTATGATGAATACCATTTTACAAAGCGATGGTCGCTTTGGCATCTTGATGGTTGATCCCACTGACGGTAAAGTGGCAAACGTGGGCTGCTGCGCCGAGGTAATTCAACATCAACGTCTACCCGACGATCGCCTTAAAGTGATGGCAGTTGGACAACAAAGATTCCGGGTTTTAGAGTATGTTCGAGATAAGCCTTACTACGTGGGCTTAGTCGAGTGGATTGAGGATTTGCCAACTGACCAAAACCTGCAATCGCTGGCTACCGAGGTCGATCAACTTCTTCATGATGTCGTTCGCCTTTCCGGTAAGCTGACTGGACAAGAAATTGAACTTCCCGACGACATTCCAACCCTACCTTTGGAGCTTTCGTACTGGGTTGCTGGTAATCTTCATGGGGTTGCCCATGAACAGCAAGCCCTTTTAGAAATGCAAGATACCGTTGCTCGGCTAGAGCGAGAAAGCGAAATTCTGACTTCTACTCGTAATCATTTGGCGGCACGCACGGCCTTGAAAGATGTGCTGAGCGATGACGATGACGATGATTTGGATTTCCTAGATCGATGA
- the pheA gene encoding prephenate dehydratase, whose product MPTSIAHLGPIGTYAESAAIHYMKTLPHSDITLHPYLSIAQTLQAVVDRQVNIAVVPVENSIEGGVTFTLDTLWQLDNLQIQQALVLPISHALLSVAPSLDEIQMVYSHPQALSQCQEWLGKFLPNAQQVPANSTTEALRHLAEDATAAAISSQRAAQIYGLPMLAQGINDRPDNCTRFWVLSLEPSLAGSHSSLAFSLLANQPGALVKALQIFATREINLSRIESRPTKRSLGDYLFFIDLEASFQNTSVQSALVELQSYTETIKTFGSYNLAPISSSI is encoded by the coding sequence ATGCCCACCTCGATCGCCCATTTAGGTCCTATTGGAACGTATGCCGAGAGCGCTGCCATTCATTACATGAAAACCTTACCGCACTCGGATATCACCCTACATCCCTATCTCAGCATTGCTCAAACCCTGCAAGCCGTTGTCGATCGCCAAGTCAATATCGCTGTCGTTCCGGTCGAAAACTCGATCGAGGGAGGAGTCACCTTTACGCTAGACACACTTTGGCAACTAGACAACTTGCAAATTCAACAGGCGCTAGTTTTGCCGATCTCCCATGCTCTGCTCTCTGTGGCTCCATCTCTTGACGAAATTCAGATGGTTTACTCTCACCCTCAGGCGTTGTCTCAATGCCAAGAATGGCTCGGAAAATTCTTGCCCAACGCTCAACAAGTTCCCGCCAATTCCACAACTGAGGCGCTGAGACATTTAGCTGAAGACGCAACGGCAGCGGCAATTTCTTCCCAACGGGCGGCTCAAATTTATGGATTGCCGATGTTGGCGCAAGGAATCAACGATCGCCCCGATAATTGCACTCGTTTTTGGGTTCTTAGCTTAGAGCCTTCTTTGGCAGGAAGTCACAGTTCTTTAGCTTTCAGCCTATTGGCAAATCAACCTGGGGCATTAGTAAAAGCACTCCAAATCTTTGCAACACGGGAAATCAACCTCAGCCGCATTGAGTCCCGTCCCACCAAGCGATCGCTCGGGGACTATCTCTTTTTTATTGACCTAGAAGCAAGCTTCCAAAATACCTCAGTTCAGTCAGCGCTGGTTGAACTCCAGAGCTATACGGAAACCATCAAGACCTTTGGTAGCTATAACCTTGCGCCAATTAGCTCATCGATCTAG